In the genome of Paenibacillus pabuli, one region contains:
- a CDS encoding DUF2569 family protein, with protein MITRCRSSIWTPYFIKSVRVHNTFVR; from the coding sequence ATGATCACCCGTTGTAGGTCCTCGATATGGACCCCATACTTTATCAAATCAGTACGAGTTCATAATACGTTTGTCAGATAA
- a CDS encoding histidine phosphatase family protein: MKIFLVRHGMDEEGYRGGWSQRGLIEEGMTQSERLGDYLYQHSEQYKINTLISSDLPRAVQTAKALEKRLNIKGLYLNDWREMNNGDLAGMPNKEAEVKYAGVYFNTLGMDTPFPGGESPRNFYNRICTSFRDLCRSIEEQQIKSNVLLVTHGGVINILYYLLGNQNWTNTSAFHSIGNTSVHTVEKGVEGWEFSSMNMMSHLG; encoded by the coding sequence TTGAAGATTTTCTTAGTAAGGCATGGGATGGATGAGGAGGGCTACAGAGGTGGCTGGAGTCAGCGAGGGCTCATTGAAGAAGGTATGACTCAATCGGAGAGACTCGGAGATTACCTTTATCAACATTCAGAGCAATATAAGATAAACACGTTGATTAGCAGTGATCTTCCGCGTGCAGTACAGACTGCCAAAGCGCTTGAAAAAAGGTTGAATATCAAAGGACTTTATCTGAACGACTGGAGAGAAATGAACAACGGAGATTTGGCTGGAATGCCAAATAAGGAAGCAGAAGTGAAATATGCAGGCGTTTATTTTAACACTCTTGGCATGGATACCCCGTTCCCAGGAGGAGAAAGTCCTCGAAACTTTTATAACAGAATATGTACATCCTTTCGGGATTTATGCCGAAGCATAGAGGAACAACAGATCAAATCCAATGTTCTCCTGGTCACGCACGGTGGAGTAATCAACATCCTTTATTATCTTCTGGGAAACCAAAATTGGACCAATACATCGGCGTTTCATTCTATTGGGAATACCAGTGTTCATACGGTTGAAAAGGGTGTAGAGGGTTGGGAGTTTAGCAGCATGAATATGATGAGTCATCTAGGTTAG
- a CDS encoding pyridoxine/pyridoxamine 5'-phosphate oxidase, which translates to MSDKPSDLLRGLNSLSGPFPTWDTEQLPERPGDLFLVWLRLAIDYEVKEPHAMTISTVDSNGFPDARVLILKDVVDEAFYFASGSESRKGQQLESNSHVALTFYWPALGRQIRIRGTAEDKGAEAGAADFRKRSAGARAVAMTGRQSQELDSEEELELAIAAQKERISRDPDVVTPNWRLYAVNAKEVEFWQGDPERKHVRIQYILHQGQWKHQRLWP; encoded by the coding sequence ATGAGTGATAAACCAAGTGATTTGCTGCGTGGTTTGAATTCCTTGTCAGGACCTTTTCCGACTTGGGATACCGAACAGTTACCGGAACGACCAGGGGATCTTTTTCTGGTATGGCTGAGACTGGCCATAGATTATGAGGTGAAAGAACCCCATGCGATGACAATTTCGACAGTGGATTCGAATGGTTTTCCGGATGCACGAGTATTGATCTTGAAAGACGTAGTTGACGAAGCTTTTTATTTTGCATCTGGCTCGGAGAGTCGAAAAGGACAGCAGCTGGAGAGCAATTCGCATGTCGCACTGACCTTTTACTGGCCTGCGCTGGGCAGACAGATTCGTATAAGGGGGACCGCCGAGGATAAAGGCGCAGAAGCAGGTGCGGCGGATTTTCGGAAAAGATCGGCAGGGGCACGCGCAGTTGCGATGACAGGACGACAGAGTCAGGAGCTGGACAGCGAGGAAGAATTGGAACTTGCCATTGCCGCTCAGAAGGAACGAATTAGCCGAGATCCTGATGTTGTGACACCGAATTGGAGACTATACGCCGTGAACGCAAAGGAAGTTGAGTTCTGGCAGGGAGACCCGGAACGAAAGCATGTGCGAATTCAATATATTCTGCATCAAGGGCAATGGAAGCACCAGAGGTTATGGCCGTGA
- a CDS encoding GNAT family N-acetyltransferase, whose protein sequence is MKSIESYFEPFPILETERTLLRPITYADLEDMYCYCAVPAVSEYTTWDAHQSKEDTKAFIDFVLSRYEVDKLGPWGIEDKQTKKLIGSCNYLGCDSNSMKVELGYVLSNEYWGRGIMTEAVSRIIQFGFEDIGLERIQAKCLVGNIGSAKVMEKAGMKFEGLLRKYMKIKNEMQDLKMYAMTREDFQSL, encoded by the coding sequence ATGAAGTCCATTGAAAGTTATTTTGAACCATTTCCGATATTGGAAACGGAGCGAACGCTGCTTAGGCCCATTACCTATGCTGATCTGGAGGATATGTACTGTTATTGCGCGGTTCCTGCGGTATCGGAGTACACAACTTGGGATGCACATCAGAGCAAGGAGGATACGAAAGCCTTTATTGATTTCGTTCTGAGTCGATATGAGGTGGATAAGCTGGGGCCATGGGGAATCGAGGATAAACAAACAAAGAAGTTGATTGGCAGCTGCAATTATTTAGGATGCGACAGCAATAGTATGAAGGTGGAATTGGGTTATGTGTTATCCAATGAGTACTGGGGTCGAGGAATTATGACGGAAGCGGTTAGCCGAATCATTCAATTTGGTTTTGAAGACATCGGGTTGGAACGAATTCAGGCCAAATGTCTGGTGGGTAACATCGGTTCGGCAAAGGTCATGGAAAAGGCAGGAATGAAATTCGAAGGGCTTTTACGGAAGTATATGAAAATTAAAAACGAAATGCAGGATCTGAAAATGTATGCGATGACCAGAGAAGATTTTCAATCGTTATAA
- a CDS encoding radical SAM protein translates to MTAKNRYKALELETPGVYELEGLEVGVTSNCNYKCDYCCAYNRDDGQCISGQEVIRIISELPRLKRVRLSGGEVTLKYQDCLEIVTYCGAHGIDTQLNTNASLLTEERIHALRDAGLSNIHISFNFTDPDAYAAYYRVHPRMYERLEHNIRLCTEAGLETVLETLLFEGTQANMQAISDKVYELGVRIHEIQNSIVMPHSKWSKVASKESLIQSVNDLIKHKKQDTTLYFTCMDRFAEQLGLREQAGVYFSNCVDGTKQLHLHGNGDILICELCHPVVIGNIYQGTSLKDIYVQQPQALSDYLEKQPCPAYDALFVGE, encoded by the coding sequence TTGACAGCGAAAAACAGATATAAAGCACTTGAGCTTGAAACACCCGGCGTATATGAACTGGAAGGACTGGAGGTGGGCGTGACCTCCAATTGCAATTACAAATGCGATTATTGCTGTGCTTACAATCGGGACGATGGGCAATGCATCAGCGGTCAGGAAGTGATTCGGATCATTAGTGAGCTTCCGCGGCTCAAGCGGGTGCGTTTGTCCGGGGGAGAGGTGACCCTGAAATATCAGGATTGCCTGGAGATTGTGACGTATTGCGGGGCACATGGCATCGACACCCAATTGAATACTAATGCCAGCCTGCTGACGGAAGAACGAATCCATGCTTTGCGTGATGCTGGCTTGTCCAATATTCATATTTCGTTTAACTTTACGGACCCAGATGCATATGCCGCCTATTACCGTGTACATCCTCGCATGTATGAGCGATTGGAACACAACATCCGTCTATGTACTGAAGCGGGGCTGGAGACCGTATTGGAGACGCTGCTATTTGAAGGCACCCAAGCGAACATGCAGGCTATTAGCGATAAAGTCTATGAACTGGGTGTACGCATCCATGAGATCCAGAACAGTATCGTGATGCCACACAGTAAATGGAGCAAGGTTGCCTCCAAGGAATCCCTCATCCAGTCCGTAAATGATCTAATCAAGCACAAGAAGCAAGATACGACGTTATATTTTACCTGTATGGATCGTTTCGCGGAGCAATTGGGGTTACGAGAACAGGCTGGTGTCTACTTCTCCAATTGTGTGGATGGAACCAAACAACTGCATTTGCATGGCAACGGGGATATTCTCATCTGTGAGTTATGCCATCCGGTCGTCATCGGTAATATTTATCAGGGTACGTCGTTAAAAGATATCTATGTCCAGCAACCCCAGGCATTATCGGATTATCTGGAAAAGCAGCCCTGTCCTGCATACGATGCTCTTTTTGTGGGTGAATAA
- a CDS encoding phosphodiester glycosidase family protein, whose translation MMKIYPKTNENDPYKNAKPRRKWLMITLVIILGLGTVIYSLADRYLIRHVQVVVADDNTSANSNSSEPSTTTTEVNATSDDWNYSSDDMQVKIDKVQTGSGSDQITYYVADVQLTDASSLRSALADNSFGTNITENTSEIAAANNAIFAINGDYYGFRDDGVIIRNGTVYRDDPVRDAMALFSDGTMKTYNETEVSSSELLAKGATNTLSFGPILIQDGEIVSDFSSVKIDNNFGNRSIQDANPRTAIGMIAPNHYVFVVVDGRQDDSRGMTLAELADVMKGLGATEAYNLDGGGSSTMYFMGRVVNNPLGRNQERGVSDILYLKEGQ comes from the coding sequence ATGATGAAGATCTATCCAAAGACCAACGAGAACGACCCATATAAAAATGCAAAACCAAGGCGCAAATGGCTGATGATCACCCTTGTTATTATTCTGGGTCTTGGTACCGTGATATACAGCCTGGCAGATCGCTACTTAATCCGACATGTGCAGGTTGTTGTAGCGGATGACAATACATCAGCAAACAGCAACTCCAGCGAACCTTCAACTACGACGACTGAAGTGAATGCAACGTCAGATGACTGGAACTATTCAAGCGATGATATGCAAGTCAAGATCGATAAGGTGCAGACAGGCTCCGGATCAGATCAGATCACGTATTACGTCGCAGATGTACAGCTGACAGATGCGAGCAGTCTGCGATCGGCTCTGGCAGATAACAGCTTTGGCACGAATATTACCGAAAACACCTCAGAGATTGCAGCGGCCAACAACGCCATCTTTGCGATTAATGGTGACTACTACGGCTTCCGTGATGATGGCGTAATTATCCGGAATGGTACGGTATACCGAGATGATCCGGTACGTGATGCGATGGCGCTGTTCAGTGATGGCACAATGAAGACGTACAACGAAACGGAGGTTTCCTCATCCGAACTGCTGGCGAAAGGCGCGACCAATACGTTATCCTTTGGACCCATTCTGATTCAGGACGGTGAGATCGTTAGTGATTTTAGCAGCGTGAAAATTGATAACAACTTTGGCAACCGGTCGATCCAGGATGCTAATCCAAGAACAGCAATCGGCATGATTGCCCCAAATCATTATGTATTCGTTGTAGTGGACGGACGGCAGGATGACAGCCGTGGCATGACGCTGGCAGAGCTCGCCGATGTCATGAAAGGTCTTGGAGCAACGGAAGCCTACAATCTGGACGGTGGCGGTTCATCCACAATGTATTTCATGGGCCGGGTTGTTAATAATCCGCTGGGGAGAAACCAGGAACGCGGTGTAAGTGACATCCTTTATCTGAAGGAGGGACAATGA